The following proteins are co-located in the Rattus norvegicus strain BN/NHsdMcwi chromosome 19, GRCr8, whole genome shotgun sequence genome:
- the LOC134483163 gene encoding uncharacterized protein LOC134483163 isoform X4, which yields MEEAVMSILHNLEMENTEIHENSHKLKKEITFSRNLLSQLLMENTCRKKLVPRKQGSKEGHLECALNQKYLVDFNKKDKDQQRPDQPSSGLRKCKRAGIGHTPVRELPEEEVAFSGVPDD from the exons atggaggaggcggtcatgtcaattctgcacaacttagagatggagaacactgagatccatgagaatagccataagctgaagaaggagattaccttctctag aaacctgctcagccagctcctgatggagaacacatgcaggaagaagttggtcccacggaagcaggggagcaaggagggacatcttgagtgtgcactgaaccagaaatatttggttgacttcaacaagaaagataaagaccagcaacgtccagaccaaCCATCatcag gtctcagaaagtgcaagagagctggaattggacacaccccagtaagagagcttcctgaagaagaagttgctttctcaggagtccctgatgactaa